A window of the Nitrospirota bacterium genome harbors these coding sequences:
- a CDS encoding HAMP domain-containing sensor histidine kinase: MRDRIKGLLLAITSVLIWLLLGMVYADRFFPPFTGLELLLMPWKGATPPEAGLDQRLAIMQGQLDGAIRVSHYALVVMILAFTCFTLYLSIIYQQKQRRSRENMLLVLKNQEIARRNEFIRYISATIGHEFKNNLGRIKRRVDLLPGIPGDSKERIDENLDKLFADIDIFKRIADEREASLVEFVNIDLRGMLDELAVQYRDLADLTIPRNIPVPMIYAAPPLLKTVFENVIDNAVKYKKPDEPRARVHVSCSTDRDGTRRYVTISILDEGIGMDEQQADQCFYKGRGIGENWGQGLYFSKYVIGLHAGKIRIGKEYTAPGRGTEVIINLPFVVERLDV, encoded by the coding sequence ATGCGTGATAGAATAAAAGGCCTGCTCCTGGCCATCACTTCGGTTCTCATCTGGCTCCTGCTGGGCATGGTCTATGCCGACCGGTTCTTTCCGCCCTTCACGGGGCTGGAGCTGCTGCTTATGCCCTGGAAGGGGGCGACTCCCCCCGAAGCAGGACTGGACCAGCGGCTCGCGATCATGCAGGGCCAGCTCGATGGCGCCATCCGCGTCTCTCACTATGCCTTGGTGGTCATGATCCTCGCCTTCACCTGCTTTACCTTATACCTGTCCATCATCTATCAGCAGAAACAGCGGAGGTCCCGCGAGAACATGCTGCTGGTGCTGAAAAACCAGGAGATCGCACGACGGAACGAGTTCATCCGGTATATTTCCGCGACCATCGGACATGAGTTCAAGAACAACCTCGGACGGATCAAGCGGCGGGTCGATCTCCTGCCGGGAATACCCGGGGACTCCAAAGAGCGTATTGACGAGAACCTTGACAAGCTGTTCGCCGATATCGATATTTTCAAGAGGATCGCCGATGAACGCGAGGCAAGCCTGGTCGAATTCGTCAATATCGATCTCAGGGGAATGCTGGACGAGCTCGCCGTTCAATACCGGGACCTTGCCGACCTGACGATTCCCAGGAACATCCCCGTCCCCATGATCTACGCCGCTCCGCCCCTGCTGAAGACCGTATTCGAGAACGTGATCGACAACGCCGTCAAGTATAAGAAGCCGGACGAGCCGCGGGCCCGCGTTCATGTTTCCTGTTCGACGGACCGGGATGGAACGAGGCGGTACGTGACCATCTCCATCCTGGACGAAGGCATCGGCATGGACGAGCAGCAGGCGGACCAGTGCTTTTACAAGGGAAGAGGCATCGGCGAGAACTGGGGGCAGGGGCTGTATTTTTCCAAATACGTCATCGGCCTCCATGCGGGCAAGATCAGGATCGGGAAGGAGTACACGGCCCCGGGCAGGGGGACCGAGGTGATCATAAACCTGCCCTTCGTTGTGGAGCGGCTCGATGTTTAG
- a CDS encoding response regulator, with product MFRVLIADDDYEDRELLKLEIRKILAAEEPDLRIQEAVSVRDAVRILTNQVFDLMTLDIEFDRMNEGIDALPELFETYPALNIIVVSGKLGKSEVTERLFRFTKDNVLKGKRWARHFDVLDKKDDKGEALRRAYAFAVGQQKGADSLRELFLLAESYLEKNMIDKCLEVYQKIQQLAPGEIESTENIHFMKGKVSAEQALEYYRAGERIVASLLLGYYLENRMKAFTNAALGRTYAILSEGLKEMVQSRSISQAKQNLFSDLLGLRNKAIHSPATLSEADIRTAVKKIGLLEEHSV from the coding sequence ATGTTTAGAGTATTGATTGCCGACGACGATTATGAGGACCGGGAGCTTCTGAAGCTCGAAATCCGGAAGATCCTGGCCGCCGAAGAGCCGGACCTCCGGATTCAGGAAGCGGTCAGCGTCCGCGATGCCGTCCGCATCCTGACGAATCAGGTCTTTGACCTGATGACCCTGGACATCGAGTTCGACCGGATGAACGAGGGGATCGACGCCCTGCCCGAGCTCTTTGAGACCTACCCGGCGCTGAATATCATCGTCGTCAGCGGAAAGCTGGGCAAGAGCGAGGTTACCGAACGCCTCTTCCGTTTCACCAAGGACAACGTCCTCAAGGGGAAACGCTGGGCGCGGCACTTCGATGTGCTCGACAAGAAGGACGACAAGGGGGAGGCGCTGCGACGAGCCTATGCCTTTGCCGTCGGTCAGCAGAAGGGCGCGGACAGCCTCCGGGAACTGTTCCTCCTTGCTGAGTCCTATCTTGAGAAGAACATGATCGATAAATGCCTGGAGGTCTATCAAAAGATCCAGCAGCTGGCGCCGGGTGAGATCGAGTCCACCGAGAACATCCACTTCATGAAAGGCAAGGTATCGGCGGAGCAGGCGCTGGAATACTACCGGGCGGGGGAAAGAATCGTGGCATCGCTCCTGCTGGGCTATTATCTCGAAAACCGGATGAAGGCCTTCACGAACGCGGCGCTCGGCCGGACCTATGCGATCCTGTCCGAGGGGCTGAAAGAGATGGTGCAAAGCCGTAGCATCAGCCAGGCCAAACAAAACCTGTTCAGCGACCTGCTGGGTTTGAGAAACAAGGCGATCCATTCTCCGGCCACCCTGTCCGAGGCTGATATCCGGACCGCGGTCAAGAAAATCGGCCTTCTGGAGGAACATTCGGTATGA
- the flgM gene encoding flagellar biosynthesis anti-sigma factor FlgM translates to MKIYSNKPPENQGPNRSVQSTQKSSGADERDIKVNQAKNAGPADTVDISGKSREVADLMAAVNQLPDVREAKVQQIKQSVEAGTYTVDPAKVAQKMISEIL, encoded by the coding sequence ATGAAGATCTATTCGAACAAGCCGCCTGAAAACCAGGGGCCGAACCGGAGTGTCCAGAGCACCCAAAAATCCTCTGGCGCTGATGAACGGGATATCAAGGTCAACCAGGCCAAGAATGCGGGTCCGGCCGATACGGTTGACATTTCTGGTAAAAGCCGGGAGGTCGCCGACCTCATGGCGGCGGTCAATCAGCTGCCGGATGTGCGGGAGGCCAAGGTCCAGCAGATCAAGCAGAGCGTTGAGGCCGGGACCTATACAGTTGATCCGGCCAAGGTCGCTCAGAAGATGATAAGCGAAATCTTGTAA
- a CDS encoding flagellar protein FlgN, whose product MGIVESIKSILSEQVIGYRALLEVLRRERECLVQIDAAGVEELSKEKDTIVLKLRLLEEERIRLVRAFSTDRGLDGTVALQKIAELTGDESLHALRLQLLSLLQGVAEFNNFNKVLIERSSAIVRNSLSFLGSCGVSIKNRNSGSLLTREA is encoded by the coding sequence ATGGGAATTGTTGAGAGCATAAAATCCATCCTGTCCGAGCAGGTCATCGGCTACCGCGCGCTTCTCGAGGTGCTCCGGCGCGAGCGGGAATGCCTTGTGCAGATCGATGCGGCAGGCGTGGAGGAGCTCTCCAAGGAAAAGGACACGATCGTCCTGAAGCTCAGGCTGCTTGAAGAGGAGCGCATCCGGCTCGTCCGGGCCTTCTCGACAGACCGAGGCCTTGACGGGACCGTGGCGCTCCAGAAGATCGCGGAACTGACCGGCGACGAATCCCTCCACGCGCTCCGCCTTCAGCTGCTCTCCCTCCTGCAGGGCGTCGCGGAGTTCAACAACTTCAACAAGGTGCTGATCGAACGCTCTTCCGCCATTGTGAGGAACTCCCTGAGCTTTCTCGGTTCATGCGGCGTCAGCATCAAGAACCGGAACAGCGGCTCGCTGCTCACGAGGGAGGCATAG
- a CDS encoding GntR family transcriptional regulator → MHTLTERTVDRDSLQKLYVQMYAIIKEKIETLEWKNGSQIPTEENLCRTYQVSKATVRNAVLELARCGYLRKQQGRGTFVTYARQDLGVAMKTTLTENMFGEGMRAEKEMLAQGLQAPSEDVTAALGLKGSGSDVYYILCKRIVNGETAYLEESFVPLWVFPGIEDEEVCSRPFYELIQEKGERKIFKVMQTIEVAEARGEAALLLKIPEGSPTLLLHRLLIGPHSIPIAYTRLRGIGKQYKIMTEFERLK, encoded by the coding sequence ATGCATACCTTGACAGAACGAACCGTTGACCGGGACAGCCTGCAGAAGCTCTATGTACAGATGTATGCCATTATCAAGGAAAAGATCGAGACCTTGGAGTGGAAGAACGGGTCGCAGATTCCGACCGAGGAGAACCTCTGCAGGACGTACCAGGTGAGCAAGGCCACAGTGAGAAATGCCGTGTTGGAGCTTGCCCGGTGCGGCTATCTCAGGAAACAGCAGGGCAGAGGCACTTTTGTCACCTATGCCAGGCAGGATCTCGGTGTCGCCATGAAGACGACGTTGACGGAAAACATGTTCGGAGAGGGCATGAGGGCGGAAAAGGAGATGCTCGCACAGGGGCTCCAGGCGCCATCCGAGGATGTCACGGCCGCCCTTGGTCTGAAGGGGTCCGGGAGCGACGTATACTACATCCTGTGCAAACGGATCGTGAACGGAGAAACGGCGTATCTTGAAGAATCCTTCGTGCCCCTCTGGGTATTTCCCGGCATCGAGGATGAAGAAGTGTGCAGCAGGCCGTTCTACGAACTGATCCAGGAGAAAGGGGAGCGAAAAATCTTCAAGGTCATGCAGACCATTGAGGTGGCCGAGGCCCGGGGGGAAGCGGCGCTGCTCCTTAAGATCCCCGAAGGATCGCCAACGCTGTTGCTCCATCGACTGCTAATCGGACCGCATTCGATTCCCATCGCCTACACCCGCCTGCGCGGCATCGGTAAACAATATAAGATCATGACCGAGTTCGAACGTCTCAAATGA
- a CDS encoding cytochrome c biogenesis CcdA family protein yields MELGIANIALAVGAGLASVLSPCVLPVVPVIAAGAEKKDPLRPLLVVLGLSLAFMIMGAVSSLAGALLVGRTRYIELAGAFVILVMGVFVIFDLNVFKRLYRLSNVRVSGGGRFSGFLLGMALGLVWVPCIGPFLSSILTLVGTSGQLSKGIILLGFYSLGLAIPMLTVAYSSHLLQRRLTAFVRHESALRYITGGILMAFGLYSIIAGNMAF; encoded by the coding sequence ATGGAACTGGGCATTGCAAATATTGCCTTGGCAGTCGGCGCAGGCCTGGCCAGCGTGCTGTCTCCTTGCGTTCTCCCGGTCGTACCGGTCATTGCGGCGGGAGCTGAAAAAAAGGATCCGCTGCGTCCCCTCCTCGTCGTCCTCGGACTTTCCCTCGCATTCATGATCATGGGCGCCGTATCGTCGCTCGCGGGCGCGCTGCTCGTGGGCCGCACCCGCTATATTGAGCTCGCGGGTGCTTTCGTGATACTCGTCATGGGTGTTTTCGTCATCTTCGACCTGAACGTCTTCAAGAGGCTTTACCGGCTTTCGAACGTGCGGGTGAGCGGCGGGGGTCGCTTCTCCGGCTTCCTCCTGGGTATGGCTCTCGGTCTTGTCTGGGTCCCGTGCATAGGCCCCTTCCTGTCGAGCATCCTCACGCTGGTCGGCACGAGCGGACAGCTTTCAAAGGGGATCATCCTGCTCGGTTTCTATTCTCTTGGCCTTGCGATCCCCATGCTGACCGTTGCCTACTCATCCCATCTCCTCCAGCGCAGGCTGACGGCCTTTGTCCGGCATGAAAGCGCCCTTCGCTACATAACCGGCGGCATCCTGATGGCCTTCGGCCTTTATTCGATCATAGCGGGGAATATGGCGTTTTAA
- a CDS encoding thioredoxin domain-containing protein, whose product MKKAFALASLIALTVVITAGGAGAGTPAPLSTPELRKVIGSGKKHTLVFFQNPMGGPCKAQKEIVQRLLKDRKNGFNVANISTMKAEDQQAFYDYGVRNLPTIVLVDKKGAIANYFPPGIQSYETLAAGLDALK is encoded by the coding sequence ATGAAGAAGGCATTTGCGCTGGCCTCACTGATCGCGCTGACCGTGGTTATTACCGCCGGCGGCGCGGGCGCAGGTACACCTGCACCGCTCAGCACCCCTGAACTCCGGAAGGTCATCGGTTCGGGCAAGAAGCATACGCTCGTCTTTTTCCAGAACCCCATGGGCGGTCCCTGCAAGGCTCAGAAGGAGATTGTACAACGTCTGCTGAAAGACAGGAAGAACGGCTTCAACGTGGCCAATATCAGCACCATGAAGGCCGAGGACCAGCAGGCGTTCTATGACTACGGCGTGAGGAACCTCCCCACCATTGTTCTGGTGGACAAGAAGGGGGCCATTGCTAATTATTTCCCCCCCGGCATCCAGAGCTATGAGACGCTGGCGGCCGGACTGGATGCACTTAAATAA
- a CDS encoding M23 family metallopeptidase, giving the protein AHNKENTVAVGDSVDRGSIIARVGSTGRATGPHVHFEVQYKGEKVPPETLLAKR; this is encoded by the coding sequence GCGCATAATAAGGAAAATACGGTAGCTGTCGGTGATTCGGTTGACCGGGGATCGATCATTGCCCGCGTGGGCAGCACCGGCAGGGCAACCGGTCCCCACGTCCATTTCGAGGTGCAGTACAAGGGAGAAAAGGTACCACCAGAGACCCTTTTGGCAAAGAGGTAA
- a CDS encoding tetratricopeptide repeat protein, protein MKNAARMKYALAASVAVVTFLVYLPALQNDFVNWDDDLYVMDNTHIRSLSPAFFKWIFTDFYASYWHPLTWVSHAVDYALWGLNPWGHHLTNIILHAVNSFLVVILIMRLLEAWSGMSQKAGQSAGFQSRELLIAGGTTGILFGLHPLHVESAAWVAERKDLLCALFFLLSILQYASYVRSVATESVQEHSFSRYRSKHYFIAIGFFILALCSKPMAVSLPVVLLILDWYPFDRIRSLKDFRTVFVEKIPFVLLSLISSIVIIVAQKTGGAMASIESIPLPTRLLVAARSLILYLVKMVWPLNLYPLYPYPANVSLGSFEYLSAIVLLSAITITGIVLAKKRRLWLAVWGYYVITLLPVLGIVQVGPQAMADRFFYLPSIGPFLLCGVGAAWLSNRTHRVEQHRLGIQLFIVAAALLVSAAMIVLTVRQIGLWKNGIILWSHVIEQEPAAYAAYNNRGVSFEKTGQIDRAFEDYNKTLALNPADAQAYFNLGVLYIGAHLFDKAIACLSQSIALKPERADAYHNRGVVYSSLDRLDEALADFNKAISLDRNLDIAYFNRGRLYLRLGNEGLAQADFQKACDLGYQDACMKLRE, encoded by the coding sequence GTGAAAAATGCAGCACGCATGAAATATGCACTTGCCGCTTCTGTTGCTGTGGTGACCTTTCTCGTCTATCTTCCCGCTCTTCAGAACGATTTCGTCAACTGGGACGACGATCTGTATGTCATGGATAACACCCATATCCGCTCCCTCAGCCCGGCTTTTTTCAAGTGGATCTTCACCGATTTCTACGCATCCTATTGGCACCCCCTGACCTGGGTATCACATGCGGTGGATTACGCTCTCTGGGGACTGAACCCCTGGGGGCATCATCTGACCAATATCATTCTCCACGCCGTCAATTCCTTCTTGGTGGTAATTCTCATCATGCGACTTCTCGAAGCGTGGAGCGGGATGTCGCAAAAGGCGGGGCAGTCGGCGGGTTTCCAGTCGAGGGAGCTGCTCATAGCCGGTGGAACGACGGGCATCCTGTTCGGCCTTCACCCCCTGCATGTGGAATCAGCAGCGTGGGTCGCTGAGCGGAAGGACCTGCTCTGTGCGCTGTTCTTCCTGCTCAGCATTCTCCAATATGCGAGCTATGTCCGGAGTGTCGCCACGGAATCGGTTCAGGAACATTCGTTCTCCCGTTATCGCAGCAAGCACTACTTCATCGCTATCGGGTTTTTCATCCTTGCCTTATGCAGCAAACCGATGGCGGTTTCCCTGCCCGTGGTTCTCCTCATTTTGGACTGGTATCCTTTTGACCGGATTCGCTCCCTGAAGGACTTTCGAACGGTTTTTGTCGAAAAAATCCCCTTTGTTCTGTTGAGTCTCATTTCATCGATCGTGATCATCGTGGCGCAGAAGACGGGAGGCGCTATGGCATCGATCGAAAGCATACCGTTGCCGACTCGACTGCTCGTTGCTGCCCGATCGCTTATCCTGTACCTGGTAAAGATGGTATGGCCCTTGAACCTTTATCCCCTGTATCCTTATCCGGCAAACGTATCCCTGGGATCGTTCGAGTATCTTTCGGCAATCGTGCTTCTCTCCGCGATAACGATCACGGGTATCGTTCTGGCAAAGAAGCGGAGGCTGTGGCTCGCGGTGTGGGGGTATTACGTTATCACCCTGCTGCCGGTGCTGGGCATCGTCCAGGTCGGCCCGCAAGCGATGGCTGACAGATTTTTCTATTTGCCGAGCATAGGACCATTTCTCCTCTGCGGGGTAGGAGCGGCGTGGCTCTCGAACAGAACACACAGAGTCGAACAACACCGGCTGGGCATCCAGCTATTCATCGTTGCGGCCGCGCTCCTCGTGTCCGCTGCCATGATTGTTTTAACTGTCCGGCAAATAGGCCTGTGGAAAAACGGCATAATCTTGTGGAGCCATGTCATCGAACAAGAGCCGGCGGCATATGCCGCCTACAACAACCGCGGTGTTTCTTTTGAAAAAACCGGCCAGATTGACAGGGCATTTGAGGATTACAACAAGACGCTTGCATTGAATCCCGCTGATGCTCAAGCATACTTTAATCTGGGTGTGCTGTACATTGGGGCTCATCTGTTCGACAAGGCGATAGCATGTTTGAGTCAATCTATAGCACTCAAGCCTGAAAGAGCCGATGCCTATCACAATCGAGGGGTCGTGTATTCCTCTCTCGATCGACTCGATGAGGCTTTGGCTGATTTTAATAAGGCCATTTCATTGGATCGGAACCTTGACATTGCTTATTTCAATCGGGGCAGGCTCTATCTGAGGTTGGGCAACGAGGGGCTCGCTCAGGCGGATTTCCAGAAGGCATGCGACCTGGGATACCAGGACGCGTGTATGAAATTGCGTGAATAG
- the flgK gene encoding flagellar hook-associated protein FlgK, with amino-acid sequence MSILGLFDIGKSALFASQAALSVTSNNIANVNTPGYSREDIVLDIANPVTTSAGSVGRGVTTGGIVRSYDQFLEAQLLGSQQDQGRSAAMDQAWGQIEPVFNEQQGLGLAQPLADFFNAWNDVATNPDSQVPRTVLLQKAASLTSSAKTIENAITSSLKSTNDGIAAAAGQINQIASDIASLNSRITQVEAGTSGVTANDLRDQRDAKLTDLAKLVDFTSYEDNTGSLTVVVGMRNLVAGTRTNTMTSALDSSGDRSVTLDGVNITSTVQGGQLGGMIASRNDIENNALTPLRRLVASVTQQVNTLHQQGFGLDGSTGNDFFSPLQLTTVNHSAAASISSVITNQSALTLDEYTVSFSGGNYTVTDKQTGTAVASGAYNPAGTAIALSGMNLTISGAVTNADSIFVSPLTTAVSGFQSALTDPSQVAASSTAAGVPGDNANAIAITQLTSAPMADLGSTTFSDFYSGLVSTVGAMKSSTADSLTFNNNLMTDIQNRRDSVSGVSLDEEAANLLKYQRSYEAGARVISVADQLLQDVLNMGSSAAY; translated from the coding sequence ATGTCCATTCTCGGCCTGTTCGACATCGGCAAGTCCGCCCTCTTTGCCAGCCAGGCAGCGCTCAGCGTAACGAGCAACAACATCGCGAACGTGAACACGCCCGGCTATTCGCGCGAGGACATCGTGCTGGACATCGCCAATCCCGTCACCACCAGCGCCGGCTCCGTCGGCAGGGGCGTAACCACGGGCGGCATCGTCCGCAGCTACGACCAGTTCCTTGAAGCGCAGCTCCTTGGATCGCAGCAGGACCAGGGCCGGTCCGCGGCCATGGACCAGGCCTGGGGCCAGATCGAGCCGGTCTTTAACGAGCAGCAGGGCCTCGGTCTCGCCCAGCCGCTCGCCGATTTCTTTAATGCCTGGAACGATGTTGCGACAAACCCCGACTCGCAGGTCCCGCGCACCGTACTGCTCCAGAAGGCGGCCTCCCTGACCTCTTCTGCAAAGACCATTGAAAATGCAATAACATCCTCGCTCAAGAGCACGAACGACGGCATAGCCGCTGCGGCAGGCCAGATCAACCAGATCGCTTCGGACATCGCTTCGCTGAACAGCCGCATTACCCAGGTGGAGGCCGGTACAAGCGGGGTGACCGCAAACGACCTGCGCGACCAGAGAGACGCAAAGCTGACCGACCTTGCCAAGCTCGTCGACTTCACGTCCTACGAGGACAATACCGGCTCGCTGACCGTCGTGGTCGGCATGCGGAATCTCGTGGCCGGTACGCGGACGAACACCATGACCAGCGCGTTGGACAGCAGCGGGGACCGGAGCGTCACACTCGACGGGGTGAACATAACTTCCACAGTGCAGGGCGGCCAGCTGGGCGGAATGATCGCCTCCCGGAACGATATCGAGAACAATGCGCTCACGCCCCTCCGCAGGCTCGTTGCCTCCGTCACCCAGCAGGTGAACACGCTGCACCAGCAGGGCTTCGGCCTGGACGGCTCCACGGGCAATGATTTCTTCAGCCCCCTGCAGCTGACAACGGTCAATCATTCAGCAGCCGCGAGCATCTCCTCCGTTATCACAAACCAGTCCGCCCTGACCCTTGATGAGTACACGGTCTCCTTCAGCGGCGGCAATTACACGGTTACGGACAAGCAGACGGGCACGGCCGTTGCGTCGGGCGCGTACAATCCCGCGGGAACAGCGATCGCGCTGAGCGGCATGAACCTCACGATCTCGGGCGCCGTGACGAACGCCGACAGCATTTTCGTCAGCCCCTTGACGACAGCCGTGAGCGGATTCCAGTCGGCGCTGACCGATCCCAGCCAGGTGGCCGCGTCCTCGACAGCCGCAGGCGTTCCCGGCGATAATGCAAATGCAATAGCGATAACTCAGCTCACGTCTGCGCCCATGGCCGATCTCGGCAGCACGACGTTTTCGGATTTTTACAGCGGCCTGGTATCGACGGTCGGCGCGATGAAGAGCTCGACCGCGGACAGCCTCACCTTCAACAACAACCTCATGACGGATATACAGAACAGGCGCGACTCCGTTTCCGGGGTATCCCTTGACGAGGAGGCGGCGAACCTGCTGAAGTACCAGCGCTCCTATGAAGCCGGTGCCCGCGTGATCTCCGTAGCGGACCAGCTTCTTCAGGATGTCTTGAATATGGGATCATCTGCCGCGTATTAA
- a CDS encoding universal stress protein: MSHNRRRQDLAFYGRVAEYSEGAAREAINLSRKCRSKLVILSVVDANPELDALAPQISEKQERAARQNLDALLDHARKQGVEASTVVNRGEESYKYIVEEAVKNNSTLIVMGRRGRAGLKRLMMESVTARVIGHAPCNVLVVPWAAELGFRTIVVATDGSRYSTAASAEAIGLARRNGSALTVIAVVPAELATPTDIDFTMKEALYMESTKSLDAFKRIALENARNGILAQGVRDAEHDHSAGVALNGRSPSLLNLGRSFFKRKKQHKD; the protein is encoded by the coding sequence ATGTCCCACAACAGGCGTCGACAGGATCTTGCTTTTTACGGACGGGTCGCGGAGTACAGCGAAGGAGCCGCTCGTGAAGCGATCAACCTCTCCAGGAAATGCCGAAGCAAACTGGTGATCCTTTCCGTTGTGGACGCGAATCCCGAATTGGATGCCCTGGCGCCGCAGATATCGGAAAAACAGGAGCGGGCTGCCAGGCAGAACCTGGACGCGCTGCTTGACCATGCACGGAAACAAGGGGTCGAGGCGTCAACCGTGGTAAACAGGGGCGAGGAGTCCTATAAATATATCGTCGAAGAGGCGGTCAAGAATAACAGCACCCTGATCGTCATGGGACGGAGGGGGCGGGCGGGGCTTAAGCGTCTCATGATGGAGAGCGTCACGGCGCGCGTCATCGGTCACGCTCCCTGCAACGTGCTCGTGGTTCCCTGGGCCGCCGAGCTGGGATTCAGGACCATCGTCGTCGCCACCGACGGCTCACGGTATTCAACGGCCGCATCTGCCGAGGCCATCGGCCTGGCCAGGCGGAACGGGAGCGCACTGACGGTCATTGCCGTGGTCCCCGCAGAGCTCGCGACTCCCACGGACATCGACTTTACCATGAAGGAGGCGCTTTATATGGAAAGCACAAAATCGCTTGATGCATTCAAAAGGATCGCTCTGGAGAATGCGAGAAACGGGATACTAGCTCAGGGGGTGCGGGATGCTGAGCATGATCACAGCGCGGGAGTCGCTCTGAATGGCCGGTCGCCATCTCTGTTGAATCTTGGCAGGTCTTTTTTTAAAAGAAAAAAACAGCATAAGGATTGA
- the flgL gene encoding flagellar hook-associated protein FlgL, whose protein sequence is MRVTSSMMYNQILQALQSGQSDYSVLTNQLSTGKKLLAPSDDPLGTMRAMDYRVTINNNDQYQRNIDGANANLNVTSTVLSSAYDTVGKIVDLAQTTLTGTDAMTSATLAKEASDLRNQLLDYANTKNGDSYLFSGFQSNVASFSASTYAYQGDSGVINAMIGDGAAVPINVTGDSAFSYTPGADYVKQLGNGQSASYTHVAGTKTVNVAISDATGTVVDNFSFSNVIQMTDLLSSAIGDKNTGRIEALMDPFTNAQNQLAVVQADVGVRLSGMQDQTSLLTGVSNSVKDSLDATESADMNETAMQLQQTDTALQALRATATKVLSQSLFDFLK, encoded by the coding sequence ATGCGCGTGACATCCTCCATGATGTACAATCAGATACTTCAGGCCCTCCAGAGCGGGCAGTCGGATTATTCCGTTCTGACGAATCAGCTTTCGACGGGCAAGAAGCTCCTTGCCCCCTCAGATGACCCGCTCGGCACCATGCGGGCCATGGATTACCGCGTCACCATAAACAATAACGACCAGTACCAGCGCAACATCGACGGTGCGAACGCGAACCTGAACGTCACGAGCACGGTCCTTTCCTCTGCCTACGACACCGTGGGCAAGATCGTCGATCTTGCGCAGACGACGCTCACGGGTACCGATGCCATGACCTCCGCGACCCTCGCAAAAGAAGCGTCCGACTTACGGAACCAGCTGCTTGACTACGCAAACACAAAAAACGGCGACAGCTATCTCTTTTCGGGATTCCAATCGAATGTCGCGTCCTTTTCGGCGAGTACCTATGCGTACCAGGGCGACTCAGGCGTCATCAATGCGATGATCGGCGACGGGGCGGCCGTCCCCATCAACGTCACGGGCGACAGCGCGTTCAGCTACACGCCGGGCGCGGACTACGTCAAGCAGCTCGGCAACGGCCAGAGCGCGTCCTATACCCACGTTGCGGGCACCAAAACGGTGAATGTCGCGATCAGCGACGCGACCGGCACCGTGGTCGACAACTTCAGTTTCTCGAACGTGATCCAGATGACGGACCTGCTGAGCTCGGCCATTGGAGACAAGAACACGGGCCGCATCGAGGCGCTCATGGACCCCTTCACGAATGCGCAGAACCAGTTGGCCGTCGTCCAGGCCGATGTGGGCGTCCGGTTGAGCGGCATGCAGGACCAAACCTCACTGCTCACCGGCGTCAGCAATTCGGTGAAGGATTCGCTTGACGCCACGGAAAGCGCAGACATGAACGAAACGGCCATGCAGCTCCAGCAGACCGATACGGCGCTGCAGGCCCTCCGTGCAACGGCAACAAAGGTCCTCTCGCAGTCGCTCTTTGATTTTCTGAAGTGA